TGACTACAATTAATATTCTTTAATCTGTTCAATTGTTTAAGGGATTTAATTTTTCAGGTTTTGGCTGTTGGTTTTCTAGAGAGCGAGAGCGAGAGCGAGAGCGAGTGAGGGTACTACCGTACTAGGGACTAGGGACTAGGGAGAGAACCTCTCATCTTCTTACAAAAATTCAGTTGTTGGGTGAAAGAACCTCTCGTCTTCGGTCTTCCCATATCGCAAGTCACTTTACATCACTTGGTAAGCATTACTTACTTTTATTTCATTTGTTTGCCCTAATATCAATAGACTAGATAATTTCACAACTAAATTTACAATTATTGAAATTCATTGTTGAACTTTAATTTACGATACATTTTGACTTTGGAATTTAGGAGAGAATTTGGCACTGACGTTTATACTATGGTTTATTTTTGCAGCATAAATGAATTTTAGTACGTTGGAAAGTAATGTAGTTCGTATTATAACACGAATAAATTGTAAAAAAACAGGAAAAGTAAACCAATATTGTAGTACAGGAACTATTTTCTACGATGATGGTGTTCACGCGTTAGTTTTAACATGTGGACACAATGTAAAGGATAATTTTGTCAAGACTAGAACCGTTAAATTTCTGGTCTGTGTGGATGGGAGTTGGGAAAAGGCAAAATTGATTACAACAAAAAAGGATGCGGAGAAAGAAATAGGCATTCTCACTTATAAATCCAATCCCCTGAATATCAAAGAAAAACTTGAATTTGCAGAGAATTGTGTGGCACGTCAAAAGCTCCATTTGATATCACATCCTAATGGGTACGAAAGGAAAACTCGTGCAGAAGGCCGAGTTCATTCTATACAACTCCCTAGTGAAAAGTATGATGTGAAAAATCTTATTGAATGTGATGTCAAGGTGGGACCCGGTTCTTCTGGGGGCGCCTTAGTGGATGACAATAGTAGAATTGTGGGTATTATTTTTTCCGCAAACTTCATTCCCTGTTTTGACGAGGATCTTGATAAGGAGTCAACCAGATACAAAGCATCACATGGACTACGACTTGGGATTCCCGTTCAACAAGTATTTAAAGTTATCTCGGATTTGTATGTAAGTGTATTTCAATTTGAGTATTTTCAAGTCGTCAATGCATCAAATGTGGAGGATGTTCTCAAAAACATTTTGAGAGATATTTTTAGTGATTATCCTCCTGAAGATGATCAGTCTGAAGATGAACAATCCGAAGATGAACAATCTGAAGATGAACAATCTCATAAACTATGTGTCGAAAGCATTTTGGAAGATTCAGATGACACATCCATCGTATTGTTATGGTGTCGTGTTCCAACAACCAACATCAACGATGAGGTAATTCTACATCCCAAATCACTCTGAATATTTCAAATTTTGGTTTATAAACTTAGTGGAAATTTGTTGTGGTgatgttttttgaaattttgttatTTGATTGTAACAATAATAGAATTTTATGTTATCCCTTTTGCCTAAGTAATTTGGAATGTCCATACTAGGGTGCTAAGGTTGGTGAAGGAGAAGAGCTCCCTGGTCATAAGGTAATGGGAGATGATGCTGTAACCAGTCACTCCACATATGGTATTAGGCTTTTATGTCCTGGTCCCTATCAAGGCATTTATTCAATTGAGGAGCTTGTGCAACTAAGTCATAAGGTACATTTGTGGTTACATGATATTTTGGACTTGTTTACTCGCATTATTTGAACTATGTAGTTGTTCTGACATGCCCTTTTCTAATTTAGCACCCCAATCCATCAGCCATAGTCAGTGTTAAACTTGTGTCTGAAGCTCGTGTCAGAGTGGTTGGTGCTGGGGTTGTCAAGAGGCATGTTTTGATTCCTGAACATGAAGGTGGTACTGGAGCTTCTCGATGGACAGACACACAGAATGATGGGTTTCCTTGGGAGATTGGCCCTGCTCAAACTCTGGTTGCTAAGTATTTTCAAGGTCACTCAGTTCTTCAAACAGACTGTCAACTGAAAACAGGAAGGGTAGATTTTTGTTTCAGCATTGTTTCCCTCATCACACTCGGATGCATAATGATGAGAAAGTGCCATAAGAACACCCGTTCTGTGGGCATTGTTACAATGGATCCTGTTCTCTGGGCAAAGTTTGCTGGTGAGCCTGTCCATGTAATCAACTTCTTCTTCATGCTAGCAGAGGAGTTCAAAGAGATTATGTTTCAACTAGGATTCAGGAAGCTTGATGACATGGTTGGGCGTTCAGTTATGCTTCAAGTTAATGAAGAAATGATGAACCGCAATGAGAAGCTCAAGAACATTGATCTCTCTCTTTTGCAGGAAAAGGAGTTAGTAGATGTGTTCAAGTGTCCTTCCTGGGTTCCTGATGTGCAAGAACATCCTGGTTTTGTTGCATATGAGTGTGAAGTGATTCAGTGTGATAATGGGAATGAAAGAATGAAAGACTTTACGGAGGTTATTCAATCTGCTCGGTGCATGGATTGTGGTACTACAAAACCAAGGTAAAACCGTAGGAAAAAAGGAGCAACTGTTGTATTATACCCTAGCTTTTACGGTCCAGAATAAGACATAATTAACTATTAAGTCTATAACTACTGTTTTGGTTACTGCAGAGATCTTCTTATTGAAGGGGGGGACTTgtccggaattcatttttccatggCATTCTTACATGCAAATACTAAGAGCTTGCTTGACAGTAATATACAAGATGGTCAATATATCTCTGCCAATTGCATTTGTACATCTATTCGACCCTTGGCCACAGGTTGGGCGCTCCCTTCTatctttttgaatttgaaaagttGCTAATATTTTTCAGAGGGTTATAAACATAGTTTTATGCAAAGATTGATAAGGAATTCGTTCAAAAAGAGAGTTATGACTTATGATTATGGAGTCTGTCATATATGTTTCTTTTGCGCTTGCTTATGCAAAGATTGCTGCTAATGTTGAGTTTCATATTCAGGAGAACCCAAGAATGAGGCCGGCTTTGAAGGACAACTGGACAAATGTGATGCTTCAGCAGCCACAAAGCACAAAGTGATTGATTATGCATGCTTGAGTCACAAAAGAGCAGTGGTCCTCTtccttaattagttaattagttaGGGTCTGATGATAAACATTATTCTAACTTAGTTGATTTTCTTTAGTAGTATTCGGCTTTTAGTAGATTGTCTTAGAAACACTAAACAAGCTTGATGCCTTGATAAGGCGTTTAACTTTCCACGATAGTTAGGACAATATGTTATAGTGCTGGCTTGTCATGCATTTGGGAGGCTGTTGAAGCACAATATGTTATATTGCTGGCTTGGCCTACTTTGTTGGATTATATCTTCTTATTTGTTGTTTTACGGGGCTGAATTTTATCTTACTTTAACGTTACGGGGCTGTTTtgagttttgatttttgaaccCTGAAAGCAAGGTAATGACTTTTCTTGATAGGTACCGTTTTGGGTTTTGAACCCTGAAAGCAGGGAACTCGTTTCATTACTCTAAAGTAAAAGGTGGACATGTTTACTTTTTCAGTCTAGAAAATTTCCATGTGGACATGTACTTATGTCAGCAGTTCTGATCTATCTCATGCTTTGTTGTGTCTTTGATCTCTCCCTCCATCCCATCTCATGAGAAATATTAGAGAGATAAGTGGTTGGTTGGTGTGGGTCATCCTTTTCTGAGTAATCCTGAGGTGAAACAAAAAAGGGAGTATTCCCTAAGGGCTTGGGCTCTGTGTTTCAATACTCCGTTTGTTTTTCTCTGATCATTTTGTAACAATCTGATTGCAAATGAAACGAGTTATGTGGTAAGCATTTCAGTTCTGTGCATCTGACTTTGGATTTTAACTTGATGACTTCGTCTAACATGTGATAAAATTCAGGAAGCAAGTAATGTTGATGGGAGATGGTGCATCAGATTAGGAGCCCGTCAACTGACAAGTTCTTTTAAGGGTCTACTGCTCTCAAGGTGAACTACTCATGCAAGGTTACTTTGTTCTTTTGGACTCACAATGCCTAAGAATTGGGTAAGTATGTATCTGATTGACTGATTTTCAAACGTCTGACTTTGCAGGCTCAATAGAATTCTGGTTCTTTTGATTTGCATATTTAATTGTCCATCTATGACCTAGTTTATAGGGCATCATATCCAGTTTCTTCCCTACTTGAGTTGGACATGTTAGCATAAATTTGAGTTTATTTTACTGGAACTAGTCGATAAATAGTAAAGTAAAGAGCTCACGAGGCTAGAATTGATGagtttgaattaactaggataTCAAGGTTAAAGACCAAGTCAAAAAACTTCAGAAGTTGCAGACAGTAATAGTGTAGTCTCTGATATGTTCACATATACTGGGAGTGGGGTGAAGCAACAGTATCTTATTGAGAGACATAACTTTTGACAATCATAGACTACATCTTTATATGTCCTAACTACATGCAAACTTTAACTTAATTGGGCTAATTCATATTTAATCATTCAGGAGCAAACCCTTCATTTTAATTATTCCATATATCCATATCCTTTATGCTCCATATCGACCCACTAGTGGTATGCTAATTTAATAAATCAGATCACTTTCTTGATTTCTTATTCCCAGCATTTCATTTCACTTCAATGCAGGTAAATGCTAGAGCCAGTTATGGCCTCTCATTAGAAGGAACCTGTCCTCTACCAAGAAGTATTTGAAGTCGTGTCTGCCTAAACCATACCGCCCTGTTTTACTTCAACGGCAATCTGAGGGGAGCTAAAACGGATGCCGCTAATGCCATTGTTGTATGACCACTAACACttgttttttctatttttagacATTCATGACAAAAAGATATTGCTACTTATGATATATCCCCATTGTTATTGGTCATTGGTCATCTCCCTTGACCTTGTTTGGACTTGCGTATAGCTGGGTTAAATTGTATTTTAAATTAAGGGTCGCACCAATCACCAATAATACAATAAATTAGGGACATACGGACCTTCACTGGACCCTGGGCTAAATAGTGGGAGCCTTGTGCATTGGGTACAACCTTTTTTTCTGTCTAAGGTGATTTGTTACCCTGACCTCTCCACAAAAAGTAGGAACTACCATTACAAAACTTGTATTTATTTGATGGTTAAGTGTTATATCTTGAAACAAGGGTTCCTTTTGTTTTAATTGCATTAAAACCGAAGCAATTGTGTTCCCGCGGGCCCGGGAAGTGTAGATTCACCCCGGTGCGTATGAACACATATGTGGATTTGAATAGCTATGATTAAGATTCAAAGTTATCATCTTGGTTTGAGTTTAAAGAATTGtacaaggaaaagaagcattggAGTACAAGGAGTCTTCTAGGCTTTAGTAGGAGTCCTTTAGTAGAAGCATTGGCTTTAAACACTGCCCTTTACCCCTATGATTCCCCAACTTTCCTCTACTTTGATTCCCTCCGGAATCATCTTACCCCCAAATTCTCTTTACCCAACTGTTGTATTATACCCTAGCTTTTACGGTCCAGAATAAGACATAATTAACTATTAAGTCTATAACTACTGTTTTGGTTACTGCAGAGATCTTCTTATTGAAGGGGGGGACTTgtccggaattcatttttccatggCATTCTTACATGCAAATACTAAGAGCTTGCTTGACAGTAATATACAAGATGGTCAATATATCTCTGCCAATTGCATTTGTACATCTATTCGACCCTTGGCCACAGGTTGGGTGCTCCCTTCTatctttttgaatttgaaaagttGCTAATATTTTTcagagtcttataaacatagtTTTATGCAAAGATTGCTAATGTGGAGTTTTATATGCAAAGATTGTTGGAGTTATGACTTATGATTATGGAGTCTGTCATATATGTTTCTTTTGCGCTTGCTTATGCAAAGATTGCTGCTAATGTTGAATTTCATATTCAGGAGAACCCAAGAATGAGGCCTGCTTTGAAGGACAACTGGACAAATGTGATGCTTCAGCAGCCACAAAGCATAAAGTGATTGATTATGCATGCTTGAGTCACAAAAGAGCAGTGGTCCTCTtccttaattagttaattagttaGGGTCTGATGATAAACATTATTCTAACTTAGTTGATTCTCTTTAGTAGTATTCGGCTTTTAGTAGATTGTCTTAGAAACACCAAACAAGCTTGATGCCTTGATAAGGCGTTTAACTTTCCACGATAGTTAGGACAATATGTTATAGTGCTGGCTTGTCATGCATTTGGGAGGCTGTTGAAGCACAATATGTTATATTGCTGACTTGGCCTGCTTTGTTGCATTATGTATCTGATTTACGAATGTCTGTCTTTGCAGGCTCAATAGAATTCTGGTTCTTTTGATCTGCATATTTAATTGTCCATCTATGACCTAGTTTATAGGGCATCATATCCAGTTTCTTCCCTACTTGAGTTGAACATGTTAGCATAAATTTGAGTTTATTTTACTGGAACTAGTCGATAAATAGTAAAGTAAAGAGCTCACGAGGCTAGAATTGATGagtttgaattaactaggaaaTCAAGATTAAAGACCAAGTCAAAGAACTTCAGAATTTACAGACAGTAATACTGATATGTTCAAGTTCAGGGAATGGGGTGAAGCAACAGTATGTTATTGAGAGACATAACTTTTGACAATTTTCTGGGACTTCACTTGAGGTTTTTGTTGTCGTCTATAAATTATCTGTTGATTCAtgaatttttcttttgcttCATCGGTCATTTTGGAGCTTCATCCAAGCCTTCATTTTAATTATTCCATAATATCCATATCCCTTATGCCCCATATCAAACTAGTGGTCTGCTAATTTAATAAATCAGATCACTTTCTTGATTTACCCACGTATAAATCAGATCACAATCCCATATATTTACCCACGTGATGATCAAACTAATGGTCTGCTAATTTAATAAATCAGATCACACTAGGTGTTTAATTATTCCTataactttaattaattaattgtaatcCTGATAGGATTAGTAATTAgtttcctagtagaactctaaagACAACCCATACAGTATACTTTACAtagattgtgttcaagggagaacataattcatagcctaacccgagtgcataaaaccttgagcccaaattcttatatgagactgtcctcaccatcaactgatggtgagaccggttcacacttgcgaatttaggtaggttacttctatagtttagacatgttactttttttttttttataattttagagcagatacttttttagtttaggtatgttacttctatagtttatacatgttactttttttgtacggagtagttttaggggagatactttattagtttaggtatgttacttctatagtttagacatgttattttttaaaaaaaaaacttagagGAAGtgctttttttagtttaggtatgttaattctatagtttatacatgttactttttttatacggagtagttttaggggagatacctttttagtttaggtatgttacttctatagtttagacatgttagttttttttttttttaataattttagaggaggtatttttttttagtttaggtatgttacttctatagtttagacaacttttttttttttataattttagatgaggtacttttttagtttaggtatgttacttctatagtttagacatgttactttttttatacggaataattTTAGGGGatgtacatttttagtttaggtatgttacttctatagtttagacatgttactttttttaggtaattttagaggaggtacttttttaatttaggtatgttacttctatagtttagacctgttacttttttttatatagttttaggggaggtacgctattggtttcgcgctcgtcacaccatcaagttgatggtgtgactggtctcacaggagacgcgctgaaCCTTGAGACTTAATAGTgaacataattgaaatttgccAAAGTAATTAACAatggttttagagagagaacaTAAACTAATTAAGTAAATAAATTTCTGGTAATCTAGGATGTTTTCTAAGTCCTTAAGACTTAATATTTATAGTATTgctagaaaataagaaaaaccGAGTAATTAAACTAAGAAAATCACGGAAAGGTTTTCGTCGcagtcgcccgatcgggccgccATCTGTCCGATCAGGCGAGTGTAGAAGTGATCATTTTCTGACCGATGGGCGATTTTCGCCCATGGATCTAAGAAAAAGCCAACCGCCCGATAGGGACCAGACAAGCGTTACATAGCCAATTCCTTTTTTAATTCGCCGGTTGGGCGCTTTTCACCCCTTGGTCGTCGGGCGACCTTCAGTATACGCTCTTAGACATCGTTTTTACTTCCAATGACTGAGTCTAACTCTTAAGGTTCGAACATAAGCTTCATAGGCTCCTTTTGAGTAGACTAGGATTGTCTCGAACTAGCTCGGGAAAATACGTGGCCCGGAAAGCGTGAAACGAGCCTAAAAGGGCTAATTTCTCCTTAAACACCCTAAAAACTCAAGGCATACTACacaacacatattagtacttaAATAGTTTCGAATAGCTCAATTAAGaccaaaaagtactaagggatggGGGTAAAAACTTTATAAAATATGAATATATAACCTAGAAAATTAAGAAGTATATATTTAAAGTTTGTGTAAGGTAACTACCAGTAATATAGATTGGACATTACCAACACACAAAGCCAAGAACAAAGTCCTTGTTCGTGATTTGGTAATTTCAATATATTTTCTAATTACCAAGTTGTGATTTATTATGACAATTTTTCGGAAACTTTGTAGGTTTGGACATAGCCAGTATTATGTATGGTCATTGTCAATTTTCGCTAAACTAATGGTTTGTTTGGTAATGTTCAACGGTTTAACCTCATATTTGGTGATGTCCATAGTtctataattaattttaaaaccaACAATTATCATCGTATGCTTCCATCTCAATGCGCAATTCATCATATTCTCCCTCACACTCAAAGTAGCTTCCATTGTCTCAAAGTTTTGAAGAATATTTATAAACTCCAAAAAAACACTAAAGACAACTTACACTACCATCTTTATTTATAGATTTTATTACCTCCATGGAGTTCGCCCAAACCAGAAACGGGTTCGCCCGAACCTATATTTAGTTCGTCCGAACATTTGAACGCGTTTGGTTGTACGGAATTAATGAAGCTCGACGGCTACGATTAATTGAAAATTGAGCAGCAAATTTGGTCCTTCGGATTGAATTCGACGGTGATGGATGATTGATGATTGCTGATCGGAGGGTTAGAACAGACGGTGATGATTGATTGTGATGAAGGATGATGATCCGTTGAGGGTGGATGATGATCGACGGTGgacggtgatgatgatgatgatgatggacgGTGTTGATGATGGGGGTTGAAGAAAAGACGAAAAGAGCGAAGGAGGAAGGAGACAGAGTCACGAGCAACCAAATAAAAGAAAGGGGATCTGATTGTTGGGTGATAAAAAGAggagtttttctttttctttttccttttcctccTTTTTGTTTTACCTTTTCTTTTCTCCTCTTTAATcctttttaatttctttccttttttttgttttccttcttgtAGTTGGGTTGTATAAATACCCTTGctcttaattttaaaaaaaacaactcAAAAACCATGTACATAATTAAGATTATCACCTCCTTCGAATGATTAAACAACGAGAAAAATTACTTGCTTTCGGTCAATCCACCTGGAAAAGTTTTAGTAAAAAACAATGGCTTACCGAAGGTGATCGAAACACCCGTTTCTTTCACCAAAAAATCAAATCCCAGTCGGCCAGGAACACGATCTATCGTCTACAAAACGATTTAGGACAATGGGAATCTGATCCCATCACGGTCCAAGATTTTCTACTTAAATCCTTCAAACATCGGTTCGTATCCACTTCAGATCCTAATAGACAACTTGATCTCTCCTTTCTACCACATTGGATTTCTCAGGAACAACAAAACGATCTCATCCAACCCTACTCTGATGATGAAATTAAAGAAGCCTTCTTCTCAATGGATCCGCTCAAATCTCCGGGATCGGATGGGTTTGGTCCGCAGTTTTTTAAAGCTTACTGGCCAATAATTGCTCCAGAAGTTACTACTGCAATCAAGGGCTTTTTCTACCATGCCAAACTCCCCAAAGCCCTGAATCACACCATAATTGCTCTTATTCCCAAAAACGATAACCCAGAAAATCCCAATCATTTTCGACCCATCAGCCTATGTAATACCATCTATAAAGCAATATCGAAATTATTAGTCAACCGACTAAGACCTATTCTCCAACATCACATAAGCCCCTATCAGAATGCCTTTACGGCCGAACGTTCTATCCACGATAATTTACTGATAGCACAAGAAATTTTAAATACCTTCCAAAAATCCACT
This genomic stretch from Spinacia oleracea cultivar Varoflay chromosome 3, BTI_SOV_V1, whole genome shotgun sequence harbors:
- the LOC110799139 gene encoding uncharacterized protein isoform X2 gives rise to the protein MNFSTLESNVVRIITRINCKKTGKVNQYCSTGTIFYDDGVHALVLTCGHNVKDNFVKTRTVKFLVCVDGSWEKAKLITTKKDAEKEIGILTYKSNPLNIKEKLEFAENCVARQKLHLISHPNGYERKTRAEGRVHSIQLPSEKYDVKNLIECDVKVGPGSSGGALVDDNSRIVGIIFSANFIPCFDEDLDKESTRYKASHGLRLGIPVQQVFKVISDLYVSVFQFEYFQVVNASNVEDVLKNILRDIFSDYPPEDDQSEDEQSEDEQSEDEQSHKLCVESILEDSDDTSIVLLWCRVPTTNINDEGAKVGEGEELPGHKVMGDDAVTSHSTYGIRLLCPGPYQGIYSIEELVQLSHKHPNPSAIVSVKLVSEARVRVVGAGVVKRHVLIPEHEGGTGASRWTDTQNDGFPWEIGPAQTLVAKYFQGHSVLQTDCQLKTGRVDFCFSIVSLITLGCIMMRKCHKNTRSVGIVTMDPVLWAKFAGEPVHVINFFFMLAEEFKEIMFQLGFRKLDDMEKELVDVFKCPSWVPDVQEHPGFVAYECEVIQCDNGNERMKDFTEVIQSARCMDCGTTKPRDLLIEGGDLSGIHFSMAFLHANTKSLLDSNIQDGQYISANCICTSIRPLATGEPKNEAGFEGQLDKCDASAATKHKVIDYACLSHKRAVVLFLN
- the LOC110799139 gene encoding uncharacterized protein isoform X1; amino-acid sequence: MNFSTLESNVVRIITRINCKKTGKVNQYCSTGTIFYDDGVHALVLTCGHNVKDNFVKTRTVKFLVCVDGSWEKAKLITTKKDAEKEIGILTYKSNPLNIKEKLEFAENCVARQKLHLISHPNGYERKTRAEGRVHSIQLPSEKYDVKNLIECDVKVGPGSSGGALVDDNSRIVGIIFSANFIPCFDEDLDKESTRYKASHGLRLGIPVQQVFKVISDLYVSVFQFEYFQVVNASNVEDVLKNILRDIFSDYPPEDDQSEDEQSEDEQSEDEQSHKLCVESILEDSDDTSIVLLWCRVPTTNINDEGAKVGEGEELPGHKVMGDDAVTSHSTYGIRLLCPGPYQGIYSIEELVQLSHKHPNPSAIVSVKLVSEARVRVVGAGVVKRHVLIPEHEGGTGASRWTDTQNDGFPWEIGPAQTLVAKYFQGHSVLQTDCQLKTGRVDFCFSIVSLITLGCIMMRKCHKNTRSVGIVTMDPVLWAKFAGEPVHVINFFFMLAEEFKEIMFQLGFRKLDDMVGRSVMLQVNEEMMNRNEKLKNIDLSLLQEKELVDVFKCPSWVPDVQEHPGFVAYECEVIQCDNGNERMKDFTEVIQSARCMDCGTTKPRDLLIEGGDLSGIHFSMAFLHANTKSLLDSNIQDGQYISANCICTSIRPLATGEPKNEAGFEGQLDKCDASAATKHKVIDYACLSHKRAVVLFLN
- the LOC110799139 gene encoding glutamate synthase [NADH], amyloplastic isoform X3, with the translated sequence MDYDLGFPFNKYLKLSRICIDYPPEDDQSEDEQSEDEQSEDEQSHKLCVESILEDSDDTSIVLLWCRVPTTNINDEGAKVGEGEELPGHKVMGDDAVTSHSTYGIRLLCPGPYQGIYSIEELVQLSHKHPNPSAIVSVKLVSEARVRVVGAGVVKRHVLIPEHEGGTGASRWTDTQNDGFPWEIGPAQTLVAKYFQGHSVLQTDCQLKTGRVDFCFSIVSLITLGCIMMRKCHKNTRSVGIVTMDPVLWAKFAGEPVHVINFFFMLAEEFKEIMFQLGFRKLDDMVGRSVMLQVNEEMMNRNEKLKNIDLSLLQEKELVDVFKCPSWVPDVQEHPGFVAYECEVIQCDNGNERMKDFTEVIQSARCMDCGTTKPRDLLIEGGDLSGIHFSMAFLHANTKSLLDSNIQDGQYISANCICTSIRPLATGEPKNEAGFEGQLDKCDASAATKHKVIDYACLSHKRAVVLFLN